TCCCCGCAGGGAGAGGACCGCCCGGGGCCACGCAGACCTCAGGTCAGAGACAGAGCAGGACGCTCGCGGCGCTGATGCAGGAGAGCAGGCTCACCGTGCTGGCGCCACCGCCGTCCGTCCGCTCCTCGGACTCGATGGTCTGCAGGTCGAGAAGTGCCATGGTGTGTCCTTCCGTTGGGTGTCCGTCCGTGGTCATCCGTGGGGACGGGGTGGTGTCACGACTCCGCCGGATCGCGGAACCGCGTCATGTGGGCCGCCGCTGTGGCGGCGGGAGGAACGGCAGGTGGGCGCCGGTGGCCGGGTCGAGGGCCGCGCCGAGCGCCAGCAGGCACCCTGCCGTTCCGGTGGCGAGGTCCATGGACAGCCGCATCATCTGGTGGCCGGGGAAGGCCAGTTGGCCCTGGTACGCCATCGCGAACCAGCCGAGCCCGGCGATCTGCCCGGCCAGCCGGTCGGCGGTGGCGCCCGGCGTGGTCGTGCGGCTGAGGTGCAGGATCATTCCGGCGCGGCCCTGGAAGAGCCCGGGCTGCGCGTAGAAGCGCGAGGTG
This genomic stretch from Streptomyces sp. Go-475 harbors:
- a CDS encoding SapB/AmfS family lanthipeptide, which codes for MALLDLQTIESEERTDGGGASTVSLLSCISAASVLLCL